From a region of the Candidatus Omnitrophota bacterium genome:
- a CDS encoding cellobiose phosphorylase, producing MSMAANDKKVKYHLNANGEFIIENYNYAKPLANFFPGIAGKYGIPMWVFYVNRGQCINSFGTDGKDQAILEFQPANKAWQQTSLLGFRTFIKIISDKKERFYEPFHNGFTSFEYDLENRMSMTSHDLKIRELNKSLGLEINVEYFTIPQDSYAALVRIVRIKNTSRKQRKIQLLDGLPRIVPFGIANLFLKKLSRTIEAWMQVENLKKGVPFYKVDLDPIDRPQVVHIKGGNFYLSFQAKGKKNEIIKPVVDPEAIFGQINDFSCPRRFISTKKFGYPAKQQTVCKIPCGFSLLDLNLASGAEKTFSTVVGNTRSIELLDTAVKKILKPGYLERKKAENRDIIGQLQSEVDTKSSSAEFDQYCRQTYLDNIMRGGYPVTFAADNKEKVFYLYSRKHGDLERDYNKFQIQDTYFSQGNGNYRDMNQNRRCDVWFHPEIKEFNIPTFLNLLQSDGYNPLVVKGAIFRLQDSSAFRGRLNGICSEKDAARIMGLLAKPFAPGKVILFLEENNIKLTLTNDGFLALLLTSSDKIPQAEHGEGFWTDHWHYNLDLLENYLGVYPEKLKELIFDKKCVTFFDNDHVIRPRNEKYLLLDGRPKQLHSVVVDPEKKDLIAQRQELPHIMRSANGRGDVYVTTPVNKLFCLLVNKLSSLDPFGVGIEMEADKPNWFDALNGLPALFGSSSCESFELKRLVLFLKNAFEQARVEKICLSEEINEFFIELGMLIRENLDSRCEDKEYLFWDKSYGLREAYRQKTKFGFSGKEVEVYVSAIKPVLEDALKKIDIGLAKADDADLYCGYFINEVVAYERLNDGFIKPTKFVQKKVSYFLEGQMHALRLTGNKETARKIYDATRKSSLYDKALKMYKVTAPLADMPLELGRCRAFTPGWLENESIWLHMEYKYLLEILEHGLYEEFYSDFRNVLIPFQKPERYGRSILENSSFLVSSAFPYKELHGNGFVARLSGSTVEFLNIWLVMNVGKKPFILDEKNELNLRFSPVLAGWLFTKKANTYSFSFLGKVQVVYHNPQRKDTFGKDAAVVRKIAFNDENNKPVQIFSDTIPAPYARQVRSGRVSRIDIYL from the coding sequence ATGTCAATGGCCGCAAACGATAAGAAAGTTAAATATCACCTTAACGCGAACGGTGAGTTTATCATCGAGAATTATAATTACGCCAAGCCTTTGGCGAATTTTTTCCCGGGTATTGCCGGAAAATACGGTATCCCCATGTGGGTCTTTTACGTCAACCGCGGCCAGTGTATCAACAGCTTCGGCACCGACGGCAAGGACCAGGCGATCTTGGAATTCCAGCCGGCGAATAAGGCTTGGCAGCAGACCTCTCTTTTGGGCTTCCGTACCTTCATTAAAATAATCTCGGATAAGAAAGAGCGGTTTTACGAGCCCTTCCACAATGGTTTTACCAGCTTTGAATACGACCTGGAGAACCGGATGTCTATGACCTCTCATGACCTGAAAATCCGGGAGTTGAATAAAAGCCTGGGGTTGGAGATTAACGTGGAATATTTCACTATTCCACAGGACTCATACGCCGCCCTGGTCAGGATAGTCAGGATAAAGAATACCTCGCGTAAACAGCGCAAAATACAGTTGCTTGACGGCCTGCCCAGGATCGTCCCTTTCGGTATAGCCAACCTTTTTCTGAAAAAACTCAGCCGGACCATCGAGGCCTGGATGCAGGTGGAAAACTTGAAGAAAGGCGTGCCTTTTTATAAGGTCGATCTCGACCCGATTGACCGTCCGCAGGTGGTCCATATTAAAGGAGGTAATTTCTATCTGTCCTTTCAGGCCAAGGGGAAAAAGAACGAGATTATCAAGCCGGTGGTTGATCCTGAGGCGATATTCGGCCAGATCAATGATTTTTCCTGCCCGCGCCGGTTTATCTCTACGAAAAAATTCGGCTATCCGGCTAAACAGCAGACTGTCTGCAAGATCCCCTGCGGTTTTTCTCTTTTGGACCTTAACCTGGCCTCCGGCGCCGAAAAAACCTTCTCTACCGTGGTCGGCAATACCCGCAGTATCGAACTTTTGGATACCGCGGTCAAAAAGATACTTAAGCCCGGTTATCTTGAACGGAAAAAAGCGGAAAACAGGGATATAATCGGCCAATTGCAGTCCGAGGTGGATACAAAAAGCAGTTCCGCGGAATTCGACCAGTATTGCCGCCAGACATACCTGGATAACATTATGCGCGGCGGATACCCGGTGACTTTTGCCGCCGATAATAAGGAAAAGGTCTTCTATCTTTATTCCCGCAAACACGGCGACCTGGAGCGTGATTACAATAAATTCCAGATCCAGGACACGTATTTCTCCCAGGGCAATGGGAATTACCGCGATATGAACCAGAATCGCAGGTGCGACGTATGGTTCCATCCGGAGATAAAAGAGTTTAACATCCCCACGTTCCTGAATCTCCTGCAGTCCGACGGGTATAATCCCCTGGTAGTCAAAGGCGCTATATTCCGTTTGCAGGACAGCTCTGCTTTCCGGGGCAGGCTTAACGGTATTTGTTCGGAAAAAGACGCGGCCAGGATAATGGGATTATTGGCTAAGCCGTTCGCTCCGGGTAAAGTCATCCTTTTTCTGGAGGAGAATAATATCAAGTTAACTTTGACCAATGACGGATTCCTCGCTCTTTTATTGACGTCTTCCGATAAGATCCCGCAGGCTGAGCACGGCGAAGGATTCTGGACCGACCATTGGCATTATAATCTCGACCTTCTGGAAAATTACCTCGGGGTTTATCCGGAAAAACTTAAAGAGCTTATTTTTGACAAGAAATGCGTCACTTTTTTTGATAACGATCATGTTATCCGTCCGCGCAATGAAAAATATCTGCTTCTCGACGGCCGGCCTAAACAGCTGCATTCGGTAGTGGTTGACCCGGAGAAGAAAGATTTGATCGCTCAAAGGCAGGAATTGCCGCATATTATGCGCTCCGCCAACGGCCGCGGCGATGTTTATGTGACCACGCCGGTAAACAAGCTTTTTTGCCTTTTGGTGAACAAGCTTTCATCGCTTGATCCGTTCGGCGTGGGGATCGAGATGGAAGCGGATAAACCCAATTGGTTCGACGCCTTGAACGGCCTGCCTGCACTTTTCGGTTCGTCTTCCTGCGAAAGCTTTGAGTTGAAAAGGCTGGTGCTTTTTCTCAAAAACGCGTTTGAACAGGCCCGGGTGGAAAAGATCTGCCTTTCCGAGGAGATCAATGAATTTTTTATTGAGTTGGGCATGCTGATCCGTGAGAATCTGGATAGCCGCTGCGAGGATAAGGAGTATCTGTTCTGGGATAAAAGTTACGGCCTGCGCGAGGCTTACCGCCAAAAGACTAAATTCGGGTTCAGCGGCAAGGAAGTCGAGGTTTATGTTTCCGCGATAAAGCCGGTGCTGGAAGATGCGCTTAAAAAAATCGATATCGGGCTGGCCAAAGCCGATGATGCGGACCTTTATTGCGGGTATTTCATCAATGAAGTGGTTGCGTATGAGCGATTGAACGACGGTTTCATCAAGCCGACTAAATTCGTGCAGAAAAAAGTATCTTATTTCCTCGAAGGACAGATGCATGCCTTGCGCCTGACCGGCAATAAAGAGACTGCGCGAAAGATATATGACGCGACCCGCAAAAGCTCGCTTTATGACAAGGCTCTGAAGATGTATAAAGTGACCGCCCCGCTTGCGGATATGCCCTTAGAGCTTGGCCGTTGCCGGGCATTCACTCCCGGTTGGCTGGAGAATGAATCGATCTGGCTGCATATGGAATATAAATACCTCCTGGAAATACTTGAGCACGGCCTTTATGAGGAGTTCTACTCGGATTTCCGCAATGTGCTTATCCCCTTCCAGAAACCCGAGCGTTACGGCCGCAGTATCCTGGAAAATTCTTCTTTTCTGGTTTCCAGCGCATTCCCGTATAAAGAACTCCACGGCAACGGTTTTGTGGCCAGGCTTTCCGGCTCTACCGTGGAATTCCTGAATATATGGCTGGTGATGAATGTCGGTAAAAAACCGTTCATCCTGGACGAAAAAAATGAGTTGAACTTGAGATTTTCTCCGGTGTTGGCCGGTTGGCTGTTCACCAAGAAAGCGAATACATATAGCTTCTCGTTCTTAGGCAAAGTGCAGGTTGTATATCATAACCCGCAGCGTAAAGATACGTTCGGAAAAGATGCCGCGGTCGTGCGTAAGATCGCGTTTAACGATGAAAATAACAAACCGGTGCAGATATTTTCCGACACTATCCCTGCTCCTTATGCCCGGCAGGTGCGCAGCGGCCGGGTTTCCAGGATCGATATTTATCTCTAA
- the gatC gene encoding Asp-tRNA(Asn)/Glu-tRNA(Gln) amidotransferase subunit GatC, which yields MALSKETVKYVADLSRIELKPEELEILSKQLEGVLAFIGKLNELDISNISPTNHILPINNVLREDTAKSPLTPDKSLANAPQARGNFFEVPKVIE from the coding sequence ATGGCACTCTCAAAAGAAACAGTAAAGTATGTGGCGGACTTAAGCCGGATCGAGCTTAAACCGGAAGAGCTGGAAATCCTTTCCAAACAACTGGAAGGGGTTCTGGCGTTTATCGGCAAGCTTAACGAACTGGATATATCAAATATAAGCCCGACAAACCACATCCTGCCGATCAATAACGTGCTGCGCGAAGACACGGCTAAGAGCCCTTTAACCCCGGATAAATCCCTGGCCAACGCGCCACAGGCCCGCGGCAATTTTTTCGAAGTACCCAAGGTGATCGAATAA